One region of Chelonoidis abingdonii isolate Lonesome George chromosome 14, CheloAbing_2.0, whole genome shotgun sequence genomic DNA includes:
- the ARFRP1 gene encoding ADP-ribosylation factor-related protein 1 isoform X2, protein MYTLLSGLYKYMFRRDEYCILILGLDNAGKTTFLEQTKTRFNRTYKGMSLSKITTTVGLNIGTIDVGKARLMFWDLGGQDELQSLWDKYYAESHGVIYVIDSTDEERLSESKRAFEKVVTSEALEGVPILVLANKQDVETSTTQ, encoded by the exons ATGTATACACTGCTGTCTGGACTTTATAAGTACATGTTCCGTAGGGATGAGTACTGCATTTTGATCCTTGGGCTGGACAATGCAGGGAAAACG ACCTTCCTTGAGCAGACTAAAACCCGATTTAACAGGACCTACAAGGGGATGAGCTTATCCAAAATCACTACCACTGTGGGCTTAAACA TTGGTACTATTGATGTGGGCAAAGCCCGGCTAATGTTCTGGGATCTTGGAGGGCAGGACGAGCTGCAGTCCCTCTGGGACAAG TACTATGCTGAATCCCATGGGGTCATCTATGTTATCGATTCCACTGATGAAGAGAGGCTCTCGGAATCTAAAAGAGCTTTTG AGAAAGTGGTTACCAGTGAAGCTCTGGAAGGGGTTCCCATCCTGGTGTTAGCTAACAAACAGGATGTAGAG ACCAGCACTACTCAATGA
- the ZGPAT gene encoding zinc finger CCCH-type with G patch domain-containing protein — MITMDEESLETAIQTYKAQLQQVELALGVGSDPSQQSDLIQLQEDLKQLIELTESSLVSVKKSKLLATLDTAAPSISPAGHLKQDSNSGRSCNDEEYAAFKEAIAELKPLSSEVEASPKEDGEADWENESKYSEEEEASEEEEEEVSGMKVKAPYYSPWGTLEYHNAMIVGTECLEDGSAGVRVLYLYPTHKSLKPCPFFLDGKCRFKENCRFSHGQVVSVDELHPFQEPNLGSLEVGSACLAKHHDGIWYAAKITDVDSGYYTVKFESLLLKEAVVEGDGIMPPLRSEEDSSSPESEEDNIDDSGYAKVIDSGPLENGEGAPACSSSFGGWEAHTRGIGSKLLAQMGYEFGKGLGKNAEGRVEPVQAIVLPKGKSLDQCAEILQKKQLDPAKSRKRRVKANHAGRPSAGSRKPPRNVFDFLNEKLQGKGSGEQDGGMTPVERNNKEIYHASKSTRKALSVRLFQTMEKIDQMQKTVRGIQEALARNVGRHSIATAQLEEKLAGAQRQLGQLRAQEASLQQEQKKAETHKKMTEF, encoded by the exons ATGATAACAATGGATGAGGAGAGTCTGGAAACAGCAATTCAAACCTATAAAGCACAATTGCAGCAAGTGGAACTGGCTTTAGGGGTGGGATCGGATCCATCTCAGCAATCTGACTTGATCCAACTGCAGGAGGATTTGAAACAATTGATAGAACTGACTGAATCCAGCCTGGTGTCAGTGAAAAAGAGTAAACTACTGGCCACTTTAGACACAGCTGCACCCTCCATTTCTCCAGCAGGTCACCTAAAACAGGACAGTAATTCAGGCAGGTCCTGCAATGATGAGGAGTATGCTGCTTTTAAGGAAGCTATTGCTGAACTTAAGCCATTGAGTTCTGAAGTCGAGGCCTCTCCAAAGGAAGATGGAGAGGCTGATTGGGAAAATGAATCAAAGTACAGTGAAGAGGAGGAAGCatctgaggaagaggaggaggaagtgagtGGGATGAAGGTTAAAGCCCCGTACTACAGTCCATGGGGTACCCTGGAGTACCATAATGCCATGATTGTGGGGACAGAGTGTTTGGAAGATGGCAGTGCAGGAGTCCGAGTACTGTATCTCTACCCAACTCACAAGTCCTTGAAGCCTTGTCCATTCTTCTTGGATGGCAAATGCAGATTTAAAGAGAATTGTCG GTTTTCCCATGGGCAAGTGGTATCTGTGGACGAGCTTCATCCATTTCAGGAGCCCAATCTCGGCTCTCTAGAAGTGGGCTCAGCCTGCTTGGCGAAGCACCATGATGGAATATGGTATGCTGCAAAAATCACTG ACGTTGACAGTGGTTACTACACAGTGAAGTTTGAGTCACTGCTGCTGAAGGAAGCTGTTGTGGAGGGAGATGGCATCATGCCTCCACTGCGAAGCGAGGAAGACTCTTCCTCCCCGGAGTCTGAGGAAGACAACATAGATGACTCTGGCTATGCTAAAG TGATCGATTCGGGGCCCTTGGAGAATGGGGAAGGGGCTCCAGCTTGCAGTTCCTCCTTTGGTGGCTGGGAGGCTCATACTCGTGGCATCGGCTCCAAACTACTTGCTCAAATGGGATATGAGTTTGGAAAAG GTTTGGGGAAGAACGCAGAGGGCCGAGTGGAGCCAGTGCAAGCCATAGTGCTGCCTAAAGGGAAGTCGCTTGACCAGTGTGCTGAGATCCTTCAGAAGAAGCAGCTGGATCCAGCCAAGTCAAGGAAACGGCGAGTGAAGGCAAACCATGCTGGCCGTCCTTCTGCAGGGAGCCGCAAGCCCCCCCGCAACGTCTTTGACTTTCTGAATGAGAAGCTTCAGGGGAagggctctggggagcaggaTGGAGGGATGACACCAGTGGAGAGAAACAACAAGGAGATCTACCACGCCAGTAAGAGCACCAGGAAGGCCCTCAGTGTCCGCCTCTTCCAAACAATGGAAAAGATTGACCAAATGCAGAAGACCGTCAGGGGAATCCAGGAGGCCCTGGCACGCAATGTTGGACG GCACAGTATTGCCAcagcccagctggaggagaaacTAGCGGGTGCCCAGAGGCAGCTGGGGCAGCTGCGGGCCCAGGAGGCcagcctgcagcaggagcagaagaAAGCAGAGACACACAAGAAAATGACTGAGTTCTAG